One window of Sphingomonas sp. KC8 genomic DNA carries:
- a CDS encoding conjugal transfer protein TraN — MIARLLLGGLCALLLMTEPVGAQDMTVDQARAEGRAMAQEKRNDSSLVPSSDAQAAAVPGYTGTSQPQTTYYNDPDKLVADAQAQKSSDQSYRVTTDADRTRPTFSNAEILATTNRATTVENDPSAYLAGEAYNSTSGSCTPLPPGSGTNGYYEATCNQGTKIEQEPRSCSITMVPETTTVDAYKFFVVPNGAYGTPFARYDAMAPHLAAGVCRPTGVAMQACQAHRIYGVSTNKFCDDYYATEYVCSENLTDLSLLPSPITGQGWHAKTTETQVTTKRVDGCGAMAGDTMCTADPAGEVCTEGPETRIIDGVPVTQSCWAWKRNFTCNVMSAGNDCGDLEGNRSCTFLREDCLDDPQSGPCKVAEEVYRCPTPSSPIGGDKQYICGDDVYCVNGDCEPIVREASTEFRDALVGLHALDQAGKEFNEADFKVFTGKRETCHKPVFGLINCCAGKVSGLVPLGAGAAALAGGPAAIAAFATPFLVLFACSQDEMKLDIKDRMGLCHNLGSYCSSSFLGICSTKRTAYCCFESKLSRVLQEQGRPQLGKPWGSAKKEQCQGFTVDEFARLDLSVMDFTDVYSDFMDAAKLPDEVQTMSDIQDKIQAYYDIHGK, encoded by the coding sequence ATGATCGCCCGCCTCCTCCTGGGCGGACTGTGCGCCCTGCTGCTCATGACCGAGCCCGTCGGCGCGCAAGACATGACCGTCGACCAGGCCCGCGCCGAGGGCAGGGCGATGGCGCAAGAGAAGCGGAACGATTCCTCGCTGGTTCCGTCCAGCGACGCGCAGGCTGCGGCCGTTCCGGGATATACAGGCACCAGCCAGCCACAGACGACCTATTATAACGATCCGGACAAACTCGTCGCGGATGCCCAGGCGCAGAAGTCTTCAGACCAAAGCTACCGGGTCACAACAGACGCCGATCGCACCCGCCCGACCTTCAGCAACGCCGAGATCCTGGCAACGACGAACCGCGCAACGACCGTCGAAAACGACCCGTCGGCCTATCTCGCGGGCGAGGCGTACAACAGCACCAGCGGAAGCTGCACGCCCCTTCCGCCGGGTTCGGGAACGAACGGATATTATGAAGCCACATGCAACCAAGGAACCAAGATCGAGCAGGAGCCGCGATCATGCTCGATCACCATGGTGCCCGAGACCACGACAGTCGACGCGTACAAGTTTTTCGTCGTGCCAAACGGAGCGTACGGCACGCCCTTTGCTCGATATGACGCGATGGCGCCGCATCTGGCTGCAGGTGTCTGCCGACCAACCGGCGTCGCGATGCAGGCTTGTCAGGCCCACAGGATTTATGGCGTTTCGACCAACAAGTTCTGCGACGACTATTACGCGACCGAATATGTCTGCTCTGAGAATCTGACCGATCTCTCCCTCCTTCCAAGCCCGATCACGGGTCAAGGCTGGCACGCCAAGACGACCGAAACGCAGGTGACGACCAAAAGGGTTGATGGTTGCGGAGCCATGGCCGGCGATACGATGTGCACGGCTGATCCGGCCGGGGAAGTCTGCACAGAAGGCCCCGAGACCCGGATCATCGATGGCGTACCTGTCACGCAATCGTGCTGGGCGTGGAAACGCAACTTCACCTGCAACGTCATGTCGGCGGGCAACGATTGCGGGGATTTGGAGGGCAATCGGTCCTGCACCTTCCTCCGTGAAGATTGCCTGGATGACCCGCAGAGCGGGCCCTGCAAGGTCGCGGAGGAAGTCTACCGCTGCCCGACCCCATCGAGCCCCATCGGGGGCGACAAGCAATATATTTGCGGGGATGATGTCTACTGCGTCAACGGCGATTGCGAGCCGATCGTCCGCGAGGCGTCGACCGAATTCAGGGACGCGCTCGTCGGACTTCATGCGCTCGATCAAGCCGGCAAAGAATTCAACGAGGCCGACTTCAAGGTTTTCACGGGCAAACGCGAAACGTGCCACAAGCCTGTGTTCGGCCTGATCAACTGCTGCGCGGGCAAGGTGTCGGGCCTCGTGCCGCTGGGTGCTGGTGCTGCTGCGCTCGCGGGCGGGCCGGCGGCGATCGCCGCCTTCGCCACGCCGTTTCTCGTCCTGTTTGCTTGCAGTCAGGACGAGATGAAACTCGATATCAAGGACCGGATGGGCCTTTGCCACAACCTCGGCAGCTATTGCTCGTCGAGCTTTCTCGGAATCTGCTCGACCAAACGCACCGCCTATTGCTGCTTCGAGAGCAAGCTTTCGCGCGTCCTGCAAGAGCAGGGGCGCCCACAGCTCGGCAAGCCATGGGGCAGCGCGAAAAAGGAGCAGTGTCAGGGCTTCACGGTCGACGAGTTCGCGAGGCTCGATCTGTCGGTGATGGATTTCACCGACGTTTACTCGGACTTCATGGACGCAGCGAAGCTGCCCGATGAGGTCCAGACAATGTCCGACATTCAGGACAAGATTCAGGCCTATTATGACATTCACGGCAAATGA
- the trbC gene encoding type-F conjugative transfer system pilin assembly protein TrbC, whose translation MRYLTIGILAALGTAGVSALLAQTVDGVDVQAVKKRSADLAAEAQAFVDQVKDRGDQFREEAAQVRDGGTENMRKVATIWLPKGPAGPVDFDEIVKGAAQNASAKGGEAPQFIVFASLSMPDATLKQLVRDTSSAGGVVVFRGFPNNSAKEFVARLGKVVDKGQFASIGIDPRLFRAFDVQAVPTYITVSSDFDLCAGFSCQTKVPPYDRMIGNVTVAYALSTFADGSGPGARVAAVALSNLKRDRQ comes from the coding sequence ATGCGCTATCTCACCATCGGCATCCTCGCAGCCCTGGGCACCGCCGGTGTGTCCGCGCTGCTCGCCCAGACCGTCGATGGTGTCGACGTCCAGGCGGTCAAGAAGCGCTCGGCCGACCTCGCCGCAGAGGCGCAAGCGTTCGTCGACCAGGTCAAGGACAGGGGCGACCAGTTCAGGGAAGAGGCCGCTCAAGTCCGCGACGGCGGCACCGAAAATATGCGCAAGGTTGCGACGATCTGGCTTCCGAAGGGTCCGGCCGGGCCGGTCGATTTCGATGAAATCGTCAAGGGCGCTGCCCAGAATGCGAGCGCGAAGGGCGGAGAGGCGCCGCAATTCATCGTATTCGCCAGCCTGTCGATGCCGGACGCGACATTGAAGCAGCTCGTGCGCGATACATCGAGCGCCGGCGGCGTGGTTGTGTTCAGGGGCTTTCCGAACAATTCGGCAAAGGAGTTCGTCGCACGGCTCGGCAAGGTCGTCGACAAGGGGCAGTTCGCCAGCATCGGCATCGATCCCCGACTTTTTCGTGCGTTCGATGTGCAGGCCGTTCCGACCTACATCACGGTCTCGTCGGACTTCGATCTGTGCGCCGGCTTCTCCTGTCAGACCAAGGTGCCGCCCTATGATCGCATGATCGGTAACGTGACGGTCGCATATGCGCTCTCGACCTTTGCGGACGGCAGCGGCCCGGGCGCTCGCGTAGCGGCGGTGGCGCTCTCCAACCTGAAGCGCGACCGGCAATGA
- the traU gene encoding conjugal transfer pilus assembly protein TraU, which produces MTRWLRRIVGLFGFLLAMVALSSPATAAGPTCNGKFVNPITDVCWSCLFPLSVGALKIWPSSRPDPSNPASPICACADPLPRIGISVGFWEPARLADVTMKPWCFPNLGGIRIAPGFDIGQGYLTGPSMVGGRSQSTAKWHVHWYVYPLLYWMEILTDFACFEQASFDIAYMTEVDPLWQDDSLAALINPEAIVFANPIAQAACAGDCIAGTVHLPLDPLFWCAGCQGSMYPLNGNIPSSIGHVQSSRLALSRFAFKMHREALAWGTMGSAGLCKKYLMPIMRKQQYRFQMVNPIPTVSGRFACSAIGASTMPPDAGRAYPAGGEDMGYLVWRKRNCCVL; this is translated from the coding sequence ATGACCCGGTGGCTTCGCCGCATCGTCGGCCTCTTCGGATTCTTGCTCGCCATGGTCGCGCTGTCGTCGCCGGCAACTGCGGCCGGCCCGACCTGCAATGGGAAGTTTGTCAATCCGATCACCGATGTCTGCTGGTCCTGCCTCTTTCCGCTATCTGTCGGCGCGCTGAAGATCTGGCCAAGCAGCCGCCCCGACCCCAGCAATCCCGCATCGCCGATCTGCGCCTGCGCCGACCCGCTCCCGCGCATCGGCATATCGGTCGGCTTCTGGGAGCCGGCGCGCCTTGCGGACGTGACGATGAAGCCGTGGTGCTTTCCCAATCTCGGCGGCATCCGGATCGCGCCGGGGTTCGACATCGGGCAGGGCTATCTGACCGGACCATCCATGGTGGGCGGACGGTCCCAGAGCACGGCCAAATGGCATGTCCATTGGTACGTTTATCCGCTGCTCTACTGGATGGAGATCCTGACCGACTTCGCCTGTTTCGAACAGGCGTCGTTCGACATCGCCTATATGACCGAGGTCGATCCGCTTTGGCAGGATGATTCGCTGGCAGCGCTCATCAATCCCGAGGCCATCGTCTTCGCCAACCCAATCGCCCAGGCCGCCTGCGCTGGCGACTGTATCGCCGGCACCGTCCATCTGCCGCTCGATCCGCTATTCTGGTGCGCCGGCTGCCAGGGCTCGATGTATCCGCTCAACGGCAACATCCCTTCCTCGATCGGTCACGTCCAATCCTCACGGCTCGCGCTTTCGCGGTTCGCTTTCAAGATGCACCGTGAAGCGCTTGCCTGGGGGACGATGGGCTCGGCCGGGCTCTGCAAGAAGTACCTCATGCCGATCATGCGGAAGCAGCAGTACCGCTTCCAAATGGTCAATCCGATCCCGACCGTGAGCGGGCGTTTCGCCTGTTCCGCGATCGGCGCCTCCACCATGCCGCCCGACGCGGGTCGTGCCTATCCCGCCGGTGGCGAGGACATGGGCTACCTCGTCTGGCGCAAGCGCAATTGCTGCGTGCTCTAG
- the traW gene encoding type-F conjugative transfer system protein TraW, giving the protein MKRLLAAGGVAALLGIVAFIMSPARIEARDYGQTGQAFPVIEPDLLSTIEARLKRAEATGELARTNEMFAKRVEAKVRRPTPVAGLSPATETRDWTYDPTVQLEHDIRDQKGNLIGRAGQRINPLDFVAIKQALVFVDGDDADQIAWATSRYTDLNAKIILVSGSPIEEMTNRKRRFYFDQEGKLTSRFGIEHTPAVVQQNGRVMRVSEQVLKKGRAG; this is encoded by the coding sequence GTGAAGCGGCTGCTTGCCGCTGGCGGAGTGGCCGCGCTCCTCGGTATCGTCGCCTTTATCATGAGCCCTGCGCGCATCGAGGCGCGTGACTATGGACAGACGGGCCAGGCCTTTCCGGTCATCGAGCCGGATCTGCTTTCGACGATCGAAGCGCGGCTAAAGCGCGCCGAAGCGACCGGCGAGCTCGCGCGCACCAATGAGATGTTCGCCAAGCGCGTCGAAGCGAAAGTTCGGCGACCAACCCCTGTAGCTGGGCTCTCGCCAGCAACCGAAACCAGGGACTGGACTTATGATCCGACAGTCCAGCTCGAGCACGATATTCGTGACCAGAAGGGCAACCTCATCGGCCGCGCTGGACAACGGATCAATCCGCTCGACTTCGTGGCAATCAAGCAGGCACTCGTGTTCGTCGATGGCGACGATGCGGACCAGATTGCCTGGGCCACGAGCCGGTACACCGATCTCAATGCCAAGATCATTCTCGTCAGCGGGTCGCCAATCGAGGAGATGACGAACCGGAAGCGCCGGTTCTACTTCGATCAGGAGGGCAAGCTCACCTCCCGTTTCGGCATAGAGCACACGCCCGCTGTCGTGCAGCAGAACGGCCGCGTGATGCGCGTCTCCGAGCAGGTGCTGAAGAAGGGGAGGGCCGGCTGA
- a CDS encoding S26 family signal peptidase codes for MATAANEHPITCWRPRKRLWALLGVAIVGTGAVSAISAWRDSHVFLINASDSLPNWAFLIRRHQVPARGDYVFFDPPQSALLRRHFGAKPQMFGKIVYGMPGDVVEHRGMVVTINGKPVGRIKPLTRLGEPLTPGVKGAIPSGCYYAGSPHRDGFDSRYAEIGFVCGRQVIGVGEPVL; via the coding sequence ATGGCAACGGCGGCCAATGAGCATCCCATCACTTGCTGGCGGCCACGCAAGCGGCTCTGGGCGCTGCTCGGGGTCGCCATCGTTGGAACGGGCGCAGTGAGCGCGATCAGCGCGTGGCGCGATAGTCACGTCTTTCTCATCAACGCGAGCGATTCCCTCCCAAACTGGGCTTTCCTCATACGCCGGCACCAAGTGCCGGCCCGCGGCGACTATGTGTTCTTCGATCCGCCGCAGAGCGCGCTTCTGCGCCGCCATTTCGGGGCAAAGCCGCAGATGTTCGGCAAGATCGTCTACGGCATGCCCGGTGATGTCGTCGAGCACCGCGGGATGGTCGTGACGATCAATGGCAAGCCTGTCGGGCGGATTAAGCCGCTCACGCGGCTCGGCGAGCCGCTGACGCCGGGCGTGAAGGGCGCGATCCCATCCGGCTGCTATTATGCCGGATCTCCCCATCGCGACGGATTTGACAGTCGTTACGCCGAGATCGGGTTCGTCTGTGGCCGCCAGGTTATCGGTGTCGGGGAGCCTGTGCTGTGA
- a CDS encoding type-F conjugative transfer system protein TrbI, whose amino-acid sequence MAEQPELDLPPAPTPAPQTARGARRIGFGGFTRQQIIIGLIVLALFIWGMWVTRALTAPKQDHIVSARLSALVGDYVEAQRFSGLPPERVQAEMRDFMSSLDKELQRRSEGGQVVLVGEAVLTKNVPDITESLKKAVFASGVPEPKRVSVEQLQRMQELSAAQAALAASRQPPLAMPGQIDPMAGAQALSPQDPSAAVRLPQPMPQTVQGQSPGPSVSTFGGPDGNGGQ is encoded by the coding sequence ATGGCTGAGCAACCCGAACTCGACCTCCCACCCGCACCCACTCCCGCGCCTCAGACCGCGCGCGGAGCGCGCAGGATCGGCTTCGGGGGCTTCACCCGGCAGCAGATCATCATCGGCCTGATCGTGTTGGCGCTGTTCATCTGGGGCATGTGGGTCACGCGCGCGCTCACGGCGCCGAAGCAAGATCACATCGTCTCGGCCAGGCTGTCAGCGCTGGTGGGCGATTATGTCGAGGCTCAGCGCTTCTCGGGCTTGCCGCCCGAGCGGGTCCAGGCCGAGATGCGGGACTTCATGTCCTCGCTCGACAAGGAGCTGCAGCGCCGGAGCGAGGGCGGGCAAGTGGTGCTGGTCGGCGAGGCGGTCCTCACCAAGAACGTGCCGGACATCACGGAGAGCCTGAAAAAGGCGGTGTTCGCGTCCGGTGTTCCAGAGCCCAAGCGCGTATCTGTTGAGCAACTGCAGCGCATGCAAGAGTTGTCGGCCGCACAGGCTGCGCTCGCGGCCTCTCGGCAACCGCCATTGGCAATGCCGGGTCAGATCGACCCGATGGCCGGCGCGCAGGCGCTCTCGCCGCAAGACCCATCCGCCGCTGTGCGGCTACCACAGCCGATGCCGCAGACCGTGCAGGGTCAGAGTCCAGGACCTTCCGTCTCAACCTTCGGAGGCCCCGATGGCAACGGCGGCCAATGA
- a CDS encoding IS3 family transposase (programmed frameshift) — MPSKKHKPEEIIGKLREVEIVLAQGGTTAEACRRIAVTEQTYYRWRKEYGGLKTDQARRMKDLEKENLRLRRAISDLTLDKLILQEAAPGKLLSPARRRRCIDQLRRELPVSERRICRVLGQHRSTHRKVPRGADDEVRLTEDIIALAKQYGRYGYRRVTALLRDAGWTVNRKRVERIWRKEGLKVPQRQPKRGRLWLNDGSCIRLRPEYPGHVWAYDFVEGRTHDGRKFRILTIIDEASRECLALIVARQLKHEDVLAALADLFIARGPPAHIRSDNGAEFIATAVQTWLAQIGVKTLYIAPGSPWENGYNESFNGSLRDELLNGEIFYSLAEAKVLIEAWRRHYNTVRPHSSLGYRPPAPESATPPLPPSGSASLHLPSAMAAEATMH, encoded by the exons ATGCCGAGCAAGAAGCACAAGCCGGAAGAGATCATCGGCAAGCTGCGTGAAGTTGAGATCGTGCTGGCGCAGGGTGGAACGACGGCCGAAGCCTGCCGGCGCATCGCGGTCACCGAGCAAACCTACTACCGCTGGCGCAAGGAATATGGCGGTCTGAAGACCGACCAGGCGCGGCGGATGAAGGATCTGGAGAAGGAGAATCTGCGGCTTCGCCGGGCGATCTCGGACCTGACGCTGGACAAGCTGATCCTTCAGGAGGCCGCTC CGGGGAAACTTCTGAGCCCCGCGCGGCGGCGACGCTGTATCGATCAGTTGCGGCGGGAGTTGCCAGTGTCCGAGCGGCGTATATGCCGGGTGCTCGGGCAACATCGGTCGACGCATCGCAAGGTGCCGCGCGGGGCGGATGATGAGGTGCGGCTCACCGAGGACATTATCGCACTGGCCAAGCAATACGGCCGCTACGGCTATCGCCGGGTGACCGCATTGCTGCGCGATGCCGGCTGGACGGTGAACCGCAAACGCGTTGAGCGGATTTGGCGCAAGGAGGGGTTGAAGGTGCCACAGCGCCAGCCAAAGCGGGGCCGGTTATGGCTGAACGACGGCTCGTGTATCCGGCTCAGGCCGGAATATCCAGGGCATGTCTGGGCCTACGACTTCGTCGAGGGCCGTACGCATGACGGGCGCAAGTTCCGGATCCTCACCATTATCGACGAGGCCAGCCGGGAGTGCCTCGCGCTTATCGTGGCACGCCAGCTCAAGCATGAAGATGTGCTGGCGGCTCTCGCTGACCTGTTCATCGCGCGGGGACCACCGGCTCATATCCGGTCGGACAATGGCGCCGAGTTTATCGCCACTGCCGTGCAGACATGGCTCGCCCAGATCGGCGTGAAGACCTTGTATATCGCGCCCGGTTCACCGTGGGAGAATGGTTATAACGAAAGCTTCAATGGGTCGCTCCGCGACGAACTGCTCAACGGCGAGATCTTCTACAGCCTCGCCGAGGCCAAGGTGCTGATCGAGGCCTGGCGGCGGCATTACAACACCGTTCGCCCGCACAGCAGCCTCGGCTATCGGCCGCCGGCCCCGGAAAGTGCGACACCGCCATTGCCGCCGTCCGGTTCCGCTTCGCTCCACCTACCGTCAGCAATGGCGGCGGAAGCAACAATGCACTAA
- a CDS encoding GNAT family N-acetyltransferase, which produces MAFSDRVMRLCAARASELSIRPANLQEAMDALGHARTKLGDLVSDEIAARALVHNPEIFQLVGKITKGKHQAFLAFLPLNAEGARELASNRFNGKQPDLSLVCKPGETPTAIYIWLIYAPSALAPTLRALAPLLGRLAPAGCPLFTRAVTGHTARLFPAMGFGRAKATYPDAADDLLVLPARSGLPPLAKAAVTPPDTISIRIARTMEDMMKCFSVRAATYMAEQECPFNEEFDGNDFCATHFIGEIDGEPAGCLRVRYFAGFVKLERLAVRQEFRVSRLSFRLVREALSYCRRKGYGRAYGHSRSDLTRFWGLFGFRPIPGRPSFVFSDVEYVELEAALPEADDIIAIGQDPYVLIRPEGDWNRPGPLDLSRDRAAPTRQTRIRARLRGPTGSVRAQTAVAGEA; this is translated from the coding sequence ATGGCTTTTTCCGATCGGGTGATGCGCCTTTGTGCTGCGCGCGCGAGCGAGCTTTCGATCCGGCCAGCGAACCTTCAAGAGGCGATGGACGCGCTGGGGCATGCCCGCACGAAGCTTGGCGACCTTGTGTCCGATGAGATCGCTGCGCGGGCACTGGTGCACAATCCGGAAATCTTTCAGCTTGTCGGCAAGATAACCAAAGGCAAGCATCAAGCTTTTCTCGCCTTCCTGCCGCTCAACGCAGAAGGCGCGCGTGAGCTCGCCTCTAACAGGTTCAACGGCAAGCAACCGGACCTCTCGCTCGTCTGCAAACCCGGTGAGACGCCGACTGCCATCTACATCTGGCTGATTTACGCTCCTTCAGCGCTCGCTCCGACACTTCGTGCGCTTGCACCCTTGCTGGGCCGGTTGGCACCGGCCGGCTGCCCGCTCTTTACGCGTGCGGTCACGGGACATACCGCCCGACTTTTCCCGGCAATGGGGTTCGGCCGAGCCAAGGCGACCTATCCGGACGCTGCTGACGACCTACTCGTGCTTCCCGCCCGTTCGGGTCTCCCGCCGCTCGCGAAAGCCGCTGTCACTCCGCCTGATACGATTTCGATCCGCATTGCGCGCACGATGGAGGACATGATGAAGTGCTTCTCGGTGCGCGCCGCGACCTACATGGCTGAGCAGGAATGCCCGTTCAACGAAGAGTTCGACGGCAACGACTTTTGCGCCACCCATTTCATCGGGGAGATCGACGGGGAGCCGGCAGGCTGCCTTCGCGTTCGTTATTTCGCAGGCTTCGTGAAGCTCGAACGCTTGGCGGTACGACAGGAGTTCCGCGTCTCCCGTCTATCCTTCCGACTGGTTCGCGAAGCACTAAGCTACTGCCGGCGCAAGGGGTACGGCCGCGCCTATGGGCATTCGCGCAGCGACCTCACGCGGTTCTGGGGGCTTTTCGGCTTCCGGCCGATCCCGGGGCGGCCGAGCTTCGTTTTCTCCGACGTCGAATATGTCGAGCTCGAAGCGGCGCTACCTGAGGCGGACGACATCATTGCGATCGGCCAGGACCCTTATGTGCTGATTCGTCCGGAAGGGGATTGGAACCGCCCGGGCCCGCTCGACCTTTCGCGCGATCGTGCAGCCCCGACGCGTCAGACGCGCATCAGAGCACGGTTACGCGGACCAACCGGGTCCGTGCGGGCGCAAACGGCGGTAGCGGGAGAGGCCTGA
- a CDS encoding LysR family transcriptional regulator, with protein sequence MTALAASATWTRAGLFLSCANALKVEREMGNIQYSAICLLPGMSNAILITANSALNQRRRRRLNGPSKKKAATGRKIPHPMAKTEPGLASKVSKSFSEKLKRVDWRDLELFLEVAEAGSVRAGAAATRHSIGTIRRRIGRIEDKLGESLADRDPLGLKLTPTGHRLLSIARKMRRLRHSLESDGEALPRRERVRIAVTEGLGTYWLMPRLVEFQSNHPELDIVLICDMHRSDVASGESDIAIQLEQPQNERTLVERLGCLHLMPFASDRYLREAGTPNSVDEWPNHRLVWQEADQVASHLLPYILGSSETDQVIAIRTNSSSAHFRAIASGGGIGILPTYARAVSRRVRPLDIGVYLRREVFCVTSPERQGAPGVQLTLAWLRDSFDGNQFPWFHDQFLHPSDFDQAISSPNVISLFEGFIDTHDSDDG encoded by the coding sequence TTGACGGCCCTTGCCGCGAGCGCGACTTGGACCCGGGCGGGTCTATTTTTGTCCTGCGCCAACGCGCTGAAAGTTGAGCGAGAAATGGGGAATATCCAATATAGTGCTATTTGTTTGTTGCCCGGCATGTCGAATGCGATTCTCATAACCGCCAATTCGGCGCTCAATCAAAGGAGGCGCAGGCGTTTGAACGGGCCGAGCAAGAAGAAGGCCGCAACGGGGCGAAAGATCCCGCACCCCATGGCCAAGACTGAACCGGGGTTAGCGTCAAAAGTCTCGAAATCCTTTTCCGAGAAGCTGAAGCGCGTCGACTGGCGAGATTTGGAACTCTTCCTCGAGGTCGCCGAAGCCGGCAGCGTGCGCGCCGGGGCTGCCGCAACGCGCCATTCGATCGGCACGATCAGACGGCGCATTGGCCGGATCGAGGACAAACTCGGCGAAAGCCTCGCCGATCGCGACCCCCTTGGGCTGAAGCTAACGCCGACGGGCCATCGCCTCCTATCGATCGCACGCAAGATGCGACGACTGCGCCACAGCCTCGAATCTGATGGTGAGGCCTTACCGCGTCGCGAGCGCGTGCGCATCGCGGTCACCGAGGGACTTGGAACCTACTGGCTAATGCCACGCCTCGTCGAGTTTCAGAGCAATCATCCCGAGCTGGATATCGTCCTCATTTGCGACATGCACCGTAGCGACGTCGCCAGCGGCGAAAGCGACATCGCGATCCAGCTTGAGCAGCCGCAGAATGAGCGGACGCTTGTTGAGAGGTTGGGTTGCCTCCATCTCATGCCCTTCGCGTCCGATCGCTATCTACGAGAAGCGGGTACGCCCAACTCGGTCGACGAGTGGCCCAACCACCGTCTGGTCTGGCAGGAGGCCGACCAGGTCGCCTCGCACCTTCTTCCATATATACTCGGATCCAGTGAAACCGACCAAGTGATCGCGATACGCACGAACAGCAGTTCAGCGCATTTCCGTGCCATCGCGAGTGGCGGAGGGATCGGCATCCTTCCAACATATGCGCGTGCGGTCAGCCGCAGGGTGCGGCCGCTCGACATTGGCGTTTACCTACGGCGCGAGGTTTTCTGCGTCACCAGTCCCGAGCGACAGGGAGCGCCGGGCGTTCAGCTCACATTGGCCTGGCTGCGCGACAGTTTCGACGGCAACCAGTTTCCGTGGTTCCATGACCAATTCCTACATCCCAGTGACTTTGACCAGGCTATCTCCTCCCCGAACGTCATCAGCCTGTTCGAAGGATTTATCGATACGCACGATTCAGACGACGGCTAA
- a CDS encoding FAD-dependent oxidoreductase, producing MFVWETPLWETFWATRGLNLEAANVEVNQQDAIAIDQAMRTSTANIYAAGDCTDQPQFVYVAAAAGTRAAINMTGGDAVLELAAMPAVVFTDPQVATVGYSEADAHHDGIETDSRMLSLDNVPRALANFDTRGFIKLVIEEGSRRLIGVQAVAPEAGEFIQTAALAIRAGMTVEQLADQLFPYLTMVEGLKLAAQTFRKDVKQLSCCAG from the coding sequence ATGTTCGTTTGGGAGACGCCGTTGTGGGAGACATTCTGGGCTACGCGCGGGCTGAACCTCGAAGCCGCCAATGTGGAAGTAAATCAGCAAGACGCTATCGCCATCGACCAGGCGATGCGCACCAGCACGGCGAACATCTACGCCGCCGGCGACTGCACCGACCAGCCGCAGTTCGTCTATGTCGCAGCGGCGGCGGGCACGCGCGCGGCGATCAACATGACGGGCGGAGACGCTGTGCTCGAGCTGGCCGCCATGCCGGCAGTCGTGTTTACCGACCCGCAGGTAGCCACGGTCGGCTATTCCGAGGCGGACGCGCACCATGACGGCATCGAGACCGACAGCCGCATGCTCAGCCTCGACAATGTGCCGCGCGCGCTCGCCAATTTCGACACTCGCGGCTTCATCAAGCTCGTCATCGAGGAAGGCAGCCGACGGCTGATCGGCGTGCAGGCGGTGGCGCCGGAGGCTGGCGAGTTCATTCAGACGGCGGCGCTGGCGATCCGGGCCGGCATGACCGTTGAGCAACTGGCCGATCAGTTGTTCCCTTATCTCACGATGGTCGAAGGGCTGAAACTTGCCGCGCAGACGTTCCGCAAGGACGTGAAGCAGCTGTCCTGCTGCGCGGGATAG